The Chitinophaga flava genome has a segment encoding these proteins:
- a CDS encoding SusD/RagB family nutrient-binding outer membrane lipoprotein → MKKLLIPCYMLFAIILLASCRKELERINKNPNEPTTVQPDYLLSNGIKANVDTYWGPDAAMDGSLLYIQYWAKIQYTDADRYIAGATGTQNVWSNFYAQGIEDFTTLAQLGDSLHNPNYKAAAVIMRSWIFQQLTDLYGDIPYKQAGKIEQYLTPVYDSQKDVYTGLLAELKDAAATITTTGNAINGDILLGGNMNTWKQFANGLRLRIALRIADRDFNTAKAVFDEVAAGGNVLLPQGVDVKLIYQASPNQNPVGRNRETRNDYRISKTIVDKLKALNDPRLPIYATVPKDTNVIIGVTNGLPSDSAARLGFSKTSDAGAVFTATMAPAVLFSYAEQLFILAEAAQRGLTNGNAADLYNQAVTASFAQYGLSSTTAAAYLQQPGVAYDATNFKKSIGEQKWLALFGEGLEAFAEWRRLDYPQLKAAYTGALNGSMPLRFKYPSSEQALNGINYKAAVARQGADLLTTKLWFDMY, encoded by the coding sequence ATGAAAAAGTTGTTGATACCTTGTTATATGTTGTTCGCCATCATCCTACTGGCTTCCTGCCGGAAGGAGCTGGAGCGGATCAACAAAAACCCGAATGAACCAACTACCGTGCAACCGGACTATCTCCTGAGTAACGGTATTAAAGCAAACGTAGATACCTATTGGGGTCCGGATGCCGCTATGGACGGTAGTTTGCTCTATATCCAGTATTGGGCTAAAATCCAGTATACCGATGCTGACCGTTACATCGCTGGTGCTACCGGTACCCAAAATGTATGGAGCAATTTTTATGCACAGGGTATCGAAGACTTCACCACCCTGGCCCAGCTGGGGGACAGTCTGCATAACCCCAACTACAAAGCAGCAGCGGTGATCATGCGTTCCTGGATCTTCCAGCAGCTCACAGATCTCTATGGTGATATTCCTTATAAACAGGCCGGTAAAATCGAGCAATATCTTACGCCGGTATATGACAGCCAGAAAGATGTGTACACGGGGCTCCTGGCAGAACTGAAAGATGCGGCCGCCACCATTACCACCACTGGTAATGCTATCAACGGGGATATCCTGCTGGGCGGTAACATGAATACCTGGAAACAGTTTGCCAACGGGCTCCGGCTGCGTATCGCATTACGTATTGCCGACCGTGATTTTAATACAGCCAAAGCGGTATTTGATGAGGTAGCTGCCGGCGGTAATGTATTATTGCCTCAGGGTGTTGATGTAAAACTGATTTACCAGGCATCTCCCAACCAGAACCCTGTGGGCCGCAACCGCGAAACCCGCAACGACTATCGCATCAGCAAAACAATAGTGGATAAACTCAAAGCACTCAACGACCCACGGTTACCCATATACGCTACCGTACCTAAAGATACCAACGTGATTATTGGGGTGACCAATGGGCTGCCTAGTGATTCTGCTGCCCGTTTGGGCTTCAGCAAAACGTCGGATGCCGGAGCTGTATTTACGGCTACCATGGCGCCGGCGGTGCTGTTCAGTTATGCGGAACAGCTGTTTATCCTGGCAGAAGCTGCACAGCGTGGACTGACCAATGGTAATGCAGCCGATCTGTACAATCAGGCGGTAACAGCTTCCTTTGCACAGTATGGGCTGTCTTCTACTACCGCAGCTGCTTATCTGCAGCAGCCGGGAGTAGCTTATGATGCGACGAATTTCAAAAAGTCTATTGGTGAACAGAAATGGCTGGCACTTTTCGGCGAGGGCCTGGAAGCTTTTGCAGAATGGAGAAGGCTGGATTATCCTCAGCTGAAGGCTGCCTATACAGGCGCGCTGAATGGCAGTATGCCCCTGCGTTTCAAGTATCCTTCCAGCGAACAGGCGCTGAACGGCATCAATTATAAAGCTGCTGTAGCAAGGCAGGGTGCTGATCTGCTGACCACCAAACTGTGGTTTGATATGTACTGA
- a CDS encoding SusC/RagA family TonB-linked outer membrane protein, which produces MKYLQRLLCLLPALLWLQQGIAQEIRVSGVVTSRSDAQRIPGAVIRVKGSARGTQADADGKYTISANATDSLQISYIGFQTAVISINNSHVINIALENTDSKLQEVVVTALGISREKKSIGYAVQELKSKDIAEARETNLVNALSGKIAGVQVTNSQGNLGSSRIVIRGETSIAGNNQPLFILDGIPVDNSQLGIGTGRDFANAISDVNPDDIASISVLKGPNAAALYGSRASSGVILIKTKTGKDTKGGLGVTVNSNATFERVLILPDFQNVYGQGAGGQFSYKDGKGGGLNDGTDESWGPKMDGRLIPQFFSNGEAVPFVPHPNNVKDFYVTGYTLNNGLAVGGSTDKIDYRFSYNNTKQAGILPNTGITRNTFTASNTFRIAPKLTLSTYANYIRTSADNLPGVDGRRGNSVTLQFIWFGRQVDVSRLKDYKNPDGTDYNWNHSYYSNPYWIQNENTVGQLRNRFFGNARLSYEINNWLTANLRIGTDYYQDRRKYKVAYYTNGTPFGSYTEDAYTVGETNGEFTLNAKKKLGSDFDLDVLAGGNIRTNQFEQNYQQAPKLAVKDVYTLNNSRDPLISTSYFSKQKVYSTFGSAQLGYRNYAFVNVTARNDWSSTLPVENNAYFYPSVNGSLVLSEALHLQSKVLTLLKIRGGWAQVGKDTDPYQLINTYPFNQPFGPNPLLTVSDKFLKKDLRPEITTSTEAGVEAAFLNNRIRLDLTYYHSNSRNQILLADVSPTTGYLKKLMNAGEISNKGVEAMLGLTPVSTRSGFRWDLNINYARNVSEVVELDKEGFLNNYVLGSTGNMQVLASKGKRYGALYGTGFQRDAQNRIIVNADGTPAIDPNKKILGYYTPNWTGGIYNTFSFKGFSLGFLIDTKQGGSIYSGTNYTGNYTGVLATTLPGRDEEHGGLPYYRSGQQNIQLPSHTAAAPNGAEVHHDGIIFDGYTADGKKNTVVLGAEDYYKAVYNSSLNESSVYDASFIKLREIKLGYTLPKSLTSRWKLQAVNIALVARNLGYLQKHVPNIDPETAFNTGNGQGLETLQIPTTRSIGINLNVSF; this is translated from the coding sequence ATGAAGTACTTACAAAGGCTTCTATGCCTGCTGCCCGCATTATTGTGGCTGCAGCAAGGTATTGCCCAGGAAATCCGGGTAAGCGGTGTAGTGACCTCCCGCAGCGATGCTCAGCGTATACCCGGCGCTGTTATCAGAGTAAAAGGTTCGGCCCGTGGAACACAGGCGGATGCTGATGGTAAGTACACCATCAGCGCCAACGCCACTGACTCCCTGCAAATCTCTTACATCGGTTTTCAAACAGCCGTGATCTCCATCAACAACAGTCATGTTATCAACATCGCACTGGAAAATACCGACAGCAAACTACAGGAAGTAGTGGTGACGGCACTCGGCATCTCCCGCGAGAAAAAATCAATTGGTTACGCTGTGCAGGAACTGAAATCAAAAGATATCGCTGAAGCCAGGGAAACCAATCTGGTCAACGCTTTGTCCGGAAAAATTGCAGGCGTGCAGGTGACTAACAGCCAGGGTAACCTCGGCTCTTCCCGTATCGTTATCCGCGGTGAAACCTCTATCGCAGGTAACAACCAGCCCCTGTTCATCCTCGACGGTATCCCCGTAGATAACAGCCAGCTGGGCATCGGCACCGGCCGCGATTTCGCTAACGCCATATCTGACGTTAATCCGGATGATATCGCGTCCATCAGCGTACTCAAAGGCCCCAACGCTGCCGCCCTCTATGGTTCCCGCGCCTCCAGCGGTGTGATCCTCATCAAAACAAAAACAGGTAAAGACACCAAAGGTGGACTGGGCGTGACTGTCAACTCCAACGCCACTTTCGAACGTGTACTGATATTACCCGACTTCCAGAACGTGTATGGTCAGGGCGCAGGTGGACAATTTTCCTACAAAGATGGTAAAGGCGGTGGCCTCAATGACGGCACCGACGAAAGCTGGGGCCCTAAAATGGATGGTCGCCTCATCCCGCAGTTTTTTTCCAACGGAGAAGCAGTGCCTTTTGTTCCACATCCCAACAACGTAAAAGACTTCTACGTGACCGGCTATACGTTGAACAACGGCCTGGCTGTAGGCGGCAGTACCGATAAAATCGATTACCGCTTTTCCTATAATAATACCAAACAGGCCGGCATTCTGCCTAATACCGGCATCACCCGCAACACCTTCACTGCCAGCAATACATTCCGTATTGCACCCAAACTCACCCTCAGCACCTATGCCAACTATATCCGCACCAGCGCCGATAACCTCCCCGGTGTAGATGGCAGAAGAGGCAACAGCGTTACCCTCCAGTTCATCTGGTTTGGCCGCCAGGTAGATGTATCCAGACTGAAAGACTATAAAAATCCGGATGGTACCGACTACAACTGGAACCACAGCTACTATAGCAACCCTTACTGGATACAGAACGAAAATACAGTCGGACAGCTGCGCAACCGCTTCTTCGGTAATGCCCGTCTCTCTTACGAAATCAACAACTGGTTAACAGCCAATCTCCGCATCGGTACAGACTATTACCAGGACAGAAGAAAATACAAAGTTGCCTATTATACCAACGGAACACCTTTCGGCTCCTATACCGAAGATGCTTACACCGTAGGTGAAACAAACGGAGAGTTTACCCTCAACGCTAAGAAAAAACTGGGCAGTGACTTCGACCTCGATGTATTGGCAGGTGGAAATATCCGCACCAATCAGTTCGAACAAAACTATCAGCAGGCACCCAAACTGGCCGTGAAAGATGTGTATACGCTCAACAACTCCCGCGATCCGCTCATCTCTACCAGTTATTTCTCCAAACAAAAAGTGTATAGCACCTTCGGTTCTGCACAGCTGGGATATCGCAACTATGCTTTTGTAAACGTAACCGCCCGCAACGACTGGTCTTCTACATTACCAGTAGAAAACAATGCTTACTTCTATCCGTCTGTCAACGGTAGCCTTGTACTCTCTGAAGCACTGCATCTGCAAAGCAAAGTGCTGACACTGCTCAAAATACGCGGTGGATGGGCACAGGTAGGTAAAGACACAGATCCTTATCAGCTGATCAATACCTATCCATTCAACCAGCCTTTCGGACCAAATCCTTTGCTGACGGTGTCCGATAAATTTCTGAAGAAAGACCTCCGACCGGAAATCACCACTTCTACAGAAGCTGGTGTGGAAGCTGCTTTCCTCAATAACCGCATACGGCTGGATCTCACCTATTATCACTCCAACAGCCGCAACCAGATACTGCTGGCCGATGTAAGTCCGACCACCGGTTACCTGAAAAAACTGATGAATGCCGGTGAAATCAGCAATAAAGGTGTGGAAGCAATGCTGGGACTAACGCCAGTGTCTACACGCTCCGGATTCCGTTGGGACCTGAACATCAACTACGCCCGCAACGTGAGTGAAGTAGTGGAACTGGATAAGGAAGGATTTCTCAATAACTATGTGCTGGGAAGTACCGGTAATATGCAGGTGCTGGCCAGCAAAGGTAAACGTTATGGCGCCCTGTATGGTACCGGATTTCAGCGCGATGCGCAAAACCGGATCATCGTTAATGCCGACGGTACACCAGCCATCGATCCCAATAAAAAAATACTGGGTTATTATACACCCAACTGGACCGGCGGTATCTATAACACTTTCAGCTTTAAAGGCTTCAGCCTTGGTTTCCTGATTGATACCAAACAAGGAGGCTCTATCTACTCCGGTACCAACTATACCGGCAACTACACCGGCGTACTGGCTACCACACTGCCCGGCAGGGATGAAGAACATGGTGGTTTGCCCTATTATCGCAGCGGCCAGCAGAATATACAGCTGCCATCACACACTGCTGCAGCTCCCAATGGCGCTGAAGTGCATCACGATGGTATCATCTTCGACGGCTATACGGCAGATGGAAAAAAGAACACCGTGGTACTGGGTGCCGAAGATTATTACAAAGCTGTTTACAACAGCAGCCTGAATGAGAGCAGTGTGTATGATGCTTCCTTTATCAAACTGCGGGAAATAAAACTGGGGTATACTTTGCCTAAATCACTGACAAGCCGGTGGAAGCTGCAGGCTGTAAACATCGCGCTGGTAGCCAGAAACCTGGGATACTTGCAGAAACATGTGCCCAATATCGACCCGGAAACCGCCTTCAATACCGGCAACGGACAGGGGCTGGAAACCCTGCAGATACCGACTACCCGCAGCATTGGCATTAACCTGAATGTTTCATTTTAA